One genomic segment of Hymenobacter psoromatis includes these proteins:
- the ribH gene encoding 6,7-dimethyl-8-ribityllumazine synthase, giving the protein MATALQNLSTYDSSSFVDISDKRFGLVVAEWNRELTDTLSNGAYETLLKHGAKPENIFRNTVPGSFELTLGAQLLAQHDEIDAVVCLGVVIKGDTKHDDYICHAVAQGLTTVGLKYNKPVIFGLVTTNTLEQAWDRAGGRHGNKGVDAAVAAIQMLGF; this is encoded by the coding sequence ATGGCAACCGCCCTCCAAAACCTAAGTACCTACGACAGCAGCAGCTTCGTAGACATCAGCGACAAACGCTTCGGCCTGGTGGTAGCCGAGTGGAACCGCGAGCTGACCGACACGCTCAGCAATGGTGCGTATGAGACGCTGCTCAAGCACGGGGCGAAGCCCGAAAATATCTTCCGCAACACCGTGCCCGGCAGCTTTGAGCTGACACTGGGCGCGCAGCTGCTGGCACAGCACGACGAGATAGATGCCGTGGTGTGCCTGGGGGTAGTGATTAAGGGCGATACGAAGCACGACGACTATATCTGCCACGCCGTGGCGCAGGGCCTGACTACGGTGGGGCTAAAGTATAATAAGCCCGTGATTTTTGGCTTAGTCACGACTAACACTCTGGAGCAAGCCTGGGACAGGGCGGGCGGGCGGCACGGCAACAAGGGCGTCGATGCCGCCGTGGCCGCCATCCAGATGCTGGGCTTCTGA